In Silene latifolia isolate original U9 population chromosome 3, ASM4854445v1, whole genome shotgun sequence, a single window of DNA contains:
- the LOC141647515 gene encoding uncharacterized protein LOC141647515 yields MKVKIVCRKLYDYVRYDLKEIAFPSSLPDPPHFKKRRKLTWKDRYYVLKEASRLYAVSWVRDIGPELRPNDYKKREEGADGLGGVDDKGKEKDPTTLEDLAVAARGGMETLRPALQRLYMTRASAYRDALKSFIGGYQEGVQEVREKKEDFESQKHQDPTDSNKSI; encoded by the exons ATGAAGGTTAAGATTGTTTGCAGGAAACTGTATGATTATGTTCGGTATGATTTGAAAGAGATAGCCTTTCCCTCCTCACTGCCTGATCCTCCACACTTTAAAAAGCGGCGTAAATTGACTTGGAAGGATCGATATTAT GTTTTAAAGGAGGCATCACGCCTTTATGCTGTCAGCTGGGTACGTGACATTGGCCCTGAACTCCGTCCAAATGATTATAAGAAGAGAGAGGAGGGTGCAGATGGTCTTGGTGGAGTAGATGACAAGGGAAAGGAGAAAGACCCAACGACATTGGAAGATCTTG CGGTTGCTGCTAGAGGAGGGATGGAGACTTTAAGGCCTGCTCTTCAGCGGCTGTACATGACTAGAGCTTCAGCATACAGAGATGCTTTGAAGAGCTTTATTGGAGGTTACCAGGAAGGCGTCCAAGAAGTCAGGGAGAAGAAAGAAGACTTTGAATCTCAAAAGCATCAAGACCCTACTGATTCAAACAAGTCCATTTAA
- the LOC141647514 gene encoding uncharacterized protein LOC141647514 gives MAYRYECTLYVFLLLLSISPAFLAKVRPRFPLSIVRPEQLAQITRNGNNNPYETRYFTQILDHFNFNPQSYHTFQHRYLLNDKYWGGAEKNAPIFVYMGNEGDIEWFANNTGFMFENAPHFKALLVFIEHRFYGKSIPYGGDIEIAYKNASTQGYLSSTQALADYATIILDLKRNLSATDSPVVVFGGSYGGMLAAWFRLKYPHVTIGALASSSPILNFENITSPFSFNNIITQDFKSESENCYEVIKGSWTLLEQTAEQPGGIEKLRSSFNICKDITFTVDDIESWLGTAYTYTSMTDYPTPSNFLNPLPAYPVKEMCKAIDNPKMGDDTFAKLYGAANIYYNYTGNQKCFDITSHTDAHGLDEWTWQACTEMILPTDGNNKESIFPASTYSYHDRDEYCDFRYGVHPRPHWITTEFGGFDIHRVLRRYGSNIIFFNGVRDPWSGGGVLKNISNSLVAIVAKEGAHHVDLRFSTKEDPDWLKEVRELEIHHIRQWITQYYRDLALYS, from the exons ATGGCATATAGGTATGAATGCACACTTTATGTGTTTCTCCTACTCTTATCAATTTCCCCTGCATTTTTGGCTAAGGTCCGGCCACGGTTCCCATTGTCGATAGTCAGGCCGGAGCAGttggctcaaataacgaggaatGGGAACAATAATCCGTATGAAACGAGATATTTTACGCAAATACTTGATCATTTTAACTTTAATCCGCAAAGTTACCATACATTCCAACATAGGTACTTGTTGAATGATAAATATTGGGGTGGTGCTGAGAAGAATGCACCAATATTTGTGTATATGGGTAATGAAGGTGATATTGAGTGGTTTGCTAATAATACTGGTTTTATGTTTGAGAATGCTCCTCATTTCAAGGCTCTTTTGGTTTTTATTGAG CATAGGTTCTATGGGAAGTCGATACCATACGGAGGCGACATAGAAATAGCATATAAAAATGCAAGTACACAAGGTTACCTTAGTTCAACACAAGCATTGGCAGATTACGCAACTATCATACTTGACCTTAAGAGGAATTTGAGTGCTACTGACTCTCCTGTTGTGGTCTTTGGAGGTTCCTACGGTGGAA TGCTAGCAGCATGGTTTAGGTTGAAGTACCCACATGTGACTATAGGAGCTTTGGCATCTTCTTCACCAATTCTTAATTTTGAGAATATCACTTCTCCATTTAGCTTCAATAATATCATCACTCAAGATTTCAAG AGTGAGAGCGAGAACTGTTACGAAGTGATAAAAGGGTCATGGACACTACTTGAACAAACAGCAGAGCAACCTGGAGGAATTGAAAAGCTTCGGTCCTCATTCAACATTTGCAA GGACATAACATTTACAGTGGATGATATTGAGAGCTGGCTGGGTACGGCATACACTTATACATCCATGACTGATTATCCTACTCCTTCCAATTTTCTAAATCCTTTGCCGGCTTATCCTGTCAAAGAG ATGTGTAAAGCAATAGACAACCCAAAGATGGGGGATGATACATTTGCAAAGCTGTATGGAGCAGCCAACATATACTACAACTACACAGGCAATCAAAAATGTTTTGATATTACAAGTCACACTGATGCACACGGTCTTGATGAGTGGACTTGGCAG GCATGTACAGAGATGATATTGCCAACAGATGGGAACAACAAGGAGAGTATTTTTCCCGCGTCTACCTACAGTTACCATGACCGAGACGAGTACTGTGACTTCAGATATGGTGTTCACCCTCGCCCACACTGGATTACCACTGAATTTGGTGGCTTT GATATACACAGGGTGCTAAGAAGGTATGGCAGCAACATCATCTTTTTCAATGGCGTACGGGACCCTTGGAGTGGTGGGGG AGTGCTCAAGAATATATCTAACAGTCTCGTCGCCATAGTTGCAAAAGAAG GTGCACATCACGTAGACCTAAGATTCTCAACAAAGGAAGACCCAGATTGGCTCAAGGAAGTGAGAGAATTAGAGATCCATCATATTCGCCAGTGGATCACTCAATACTACCGTGACTTAGCTCTCTACTCCTAG
- the LOC141647508 gene encoding uncharacterized protein LOC141647508: MEEFLGGDATKIRKRGGCSPSSSASSMLQNYRFKRAILAGKKNIICGKGVSGGSSTPVPTWRMVGPRSPSVILKAAAATAASPTLSNRSKSGHPPVSARKLAATLWELNEVPSPRVVEDEEGLMDKRVGRRGKMRREVNGNSGSLPPHLSDPSHSPVSERMERSGTGSHRRRESSISRRLKTEHFDTVSNASFMEIETRSRCQTPSGSTVGGKSRLKDVSNTLTTSKELLKIISRMWGQDNQPSSRMSLISALHSELERARLQINQLIHSDNKEIGDLLKRFAEEKTAWKIKEQEVVEAAIASTARELEVERKLRRQFESLNKKLGKELAEIKASFLKAVKELESEKKARGIMEQVCHELAGNIGEDKEVKRETSRMQEEIENRVQTKISDAKHQFEEKNASGDKRRKDLEAFLESNSIRENRHNSTYHRRDGDLSFCRSEARESDAGEVEDTTDSENSGESDLHSIELNYDLAPRNSKSLLLGDEMKGRKFNSNQVARSSTSLLRSVSNILEWGNVSNHEINKQVARRSCGDEVQRYKAGKGVRDSTLSSSRLGVEREIDSPSSQRGPPWPSREPCSVALQRHITMEGVGIRGRRDEDRVESHNSRRSRR; the protein is encoded by the exons ATGGAGGAATTCTTAGGAGGAGATGCAACAAAGATAAGAAAGAGAGGAGGGTGTTCACCATCATCATCTGCATCATCAATGTTACAGAATTACAGGTTTAAAAGGGCAATTTTAGCAGGCAAGAAAAACATTATTTGTGGAAAAGGAGTAAGTGGTGGATCCTCTACACCAGTACCCACATGGAGAATGGTGGGTCCTCGTTCTCCATCTGTTATTTTAAAAGCCGCTGCCGCCACTGCTGCCTCTCCTACTCTGTCCAACAGGTCTAAATCCGGGCATCCCCCGGTTTCGGCCCGTAAATTGGCAGCTACATTATGGGAATTGAATGAGGTTCCAAGTCCTAgagttgttgaagatgaagagggTTTGATGGATAAGAGGGTTGGTAGGAGGGGGAAGATGAGAAGGGAGGTTAATGGTAATTCTGGGTCTTTGCCTCCTCATTTGTCTGATCCTTCTCATAGTCCTGTTTCTGag AGAATGGAAAGATCTGGAACAGGTAGTCACAGGAGACGGGAATCATCTATATCAAGGAGATTAAAAACTGAGCATTTTGATACAGTCAGTAATGCTAGTTTCATGGAG ATTGAAACTAGATCTCGCTGCCAAACCCCATCTGGATCCACAGTTGGCGGTAAGTCCCGGTTGAAGGATGTCAGTAATACTTTGACTACTTCAAAGGAGCTTCTCAAAATCATCAGCCGAATGTGGGGTCAAGACAATCAACCTTCATCAAGAATGTCGCTCATTTCTGCCTTACATTCTGAGCTTGAAAGGGCCCGTTTGCAGATTAATCAGCTGATACACTCTGATAACAAAGAGATTGGTGACCTTCTCAAACGTTTTGCAGAAGAAAAGACAGCATGGAAAATTAAAGAGCAGGAAGTGGTTGAAGCTGCAATTGCGTCTACAGCAAGAGAGCTTGAGGTGGAAAGAAAGCTTAGAAGACAATTTGAGAGTTTGAACAAGAAGCTTGGTAAAGAGCTGGCGGAAATAAAGGCATCTTTTCTCAAGGCGGTAAAGGAACTGGAGAGTGAGAAAAAAGCAAGGGGAATTATGGAACAAGTTTGCCATGAACTTGCTGGAAATATTGGTGAAGATAAAGAGGTGAAGAGAGAAACATCGAGaatgcaagaagaaattgagAATAGAGTTCAAACGAAAATATCAGATGCCAAGCATCAGTTTGAGGAGAAAAATGCAAGTGGTGATAAGAGAAGAAAAGATCTTGAAGCGTTTCTTGAAAGCAACAGCATAAGAGAGAACAGGCATAACTCTACATATCACAGAAGGGATGGAGACTTATCCTTTTGTCGGAGTGAGGCCAGGGAAAGTGATGCTGGAGAAGTGGAAGACACTACTGACAGTGAAAACTCAGGTGAAAGTGATCTTCATTCTATAGAATTGAACTATGATTTGGCGCCTAGGAACTCGAAAAGCCTCCTACTCGGTGATGAAATGAAAGGGAGGAAATTCAACTCTAATCAAGTTGCCAGAAGCAGCACTTCGTTACTTAGAAGTGTGTCCAATATTCTTGAATGGGGGAATGTTTCCAATCATGAAATCAACAAACAAGTTGCTAGAAGAAGTTGCGGGGATGAGGTGCAGCGATACAAAGCAGGCAAAGGTGTTCGAGATTCTACGTTGTCTAGTTCTAGGTTGGGAGTGGAGAGAGAAATTGATAGCCCATCTAGCCAACGAGGTCCACCTTGGCCATCTCGTGAGCCATGTAGTGTTGCATTGCAGAGACATATCACAATGGAAGGGGTTGGAATAAGAGGAAGGCGAGATGAAGACAGAGTAGAAAGCCACAACTCGAGGAGATCAAGAAGATGA
- the LOC141646025 gene encoding uncharacterized protein LOC141646025 — protein sequence MFWAYPPTRRQLLGTAIGVAAGVALMSAGAYLSFANIEPQQARAKARNDFIKQRLRKYLDD from the coding sequence ATGTTTTGGGCGTACCCTCCAACACGGCGGCAACTACTAGGGACGGCGATAGGCGTTGCGGCAGGTGTAGCATTAATGTCAGCCGGCGCGTACTTATCATTCGCTAACATCGAGCCGCAGCAAGCTCGCGCCAAAGCTCGTAACGATTTCATCAAGCAACGTCTTCGCAAATATTTAGACGACTAA
- the LOC141647511 gene encoding putative B3 domain-containing protein Os03g0621600 isoform X2 — protein sequence MALTNCEEGIMENYFHNLVTQQHPSFFQVFLPEHNSTKLAIPRAFIREFKGNIPKKVTLKNVEGRVWDAKVEKIGDRVCISQGWEKYVNDHSLEKGCFLIFKYLQDSSFYVLVFGVDGIIKEEPEDAITNVPSSSRGRKWNKGVSSTRFFKKYGPGFKNYVCIPNSVADGSVMTVGEAVKLRNNVGGTIRTELRRTQDRFVLGYGLRNYWHKCKFNNGDKLQFDVIRKSNGHIKEVFVTTSSREL from the exons ATGGCACTTACAAATTGCGAG GAAGGAATAATGGAGAATTATTTCCACAACCTAGTCACTCAGCAACACCCTTCCTTCTTTCAAGTGTTTCTTCCTGAACATAATTCAACTAAACTG GCTATACCGCGAGCATTTATCCGTGAATTTAAGGGGAATATTCCTAAGAAAGTGACACTAAAAAATGTAGAGGGGAGAGTTTGGGATGCAAAAGTGGAAAAAATAGGTGACAGGGTATGTATAAGTCAAGGGTGGGAAAAGTATGTGAATGATCATTCCTTGGAGAAAGGTTGCTTTCTCATCTTCAAGTACCTACAAGATTCTAGCTTCTATGTCCTTGTTTTCGGCGTGGACGGAATCATCAAGGAAGAGCCAGAAGATGCAATAACAAATGTCCCATCATCATCAAGAG GTCGAAAATGGAATAAGGGTGTTTCCAGTACGAGGTTCTTTAAGAAATACGGTCCAGGCTTCAAGAACTATGTG TGCATACCAAATAGTGTAGCTGATGGGAGTGTTATGACAGTGGGAGAGGCAGTGAAGTTGCGGAACAATGTAGGAGGGACTATAAGAACAGAGTTGCGAAGAACACAGGACCGATTTGTTTTAGGATATGGATTAAGAAACTATTGGCACAAGTGCAAATTCAACAACGGAGATAAGCTGCAATTTGATGTCATTCGCAAATCCAATGGGCACATCAAAGAGGTCTTTGTCACCACTTCTTCCAGGGAG CTTTAG
- the LOC141647511 gene encoding putative B3 domain-containing protein Os03g0621600 isoform X1, which produces MALTNCEEGIMENYFHNLVTQQHPSFFQVFLPEHNSTKLAIPRAFIREFKGNIPKKVTLKNVEGRVWDAKVEKIGDRVCISQGWEKYVNDHSLEKGCFLIFKYLQDSSFYVLVFGVDGIIKEEPEDAITNVPSSSRGRKWNKGVSSTRFFKKYGPGFKNYVCIPNSVADGSVMTVGEAVKLRNNVGGTIRTELRRTQDRFVLGYGLRNYWHKCKFNNGDKLQFDVIRKSNGHIKEVFVTTSSREVPITRKPRV; this is translated from the exons ATGGCACTTACAAATTGCGAG GAAGGAATAATGGAGAATTATTTCCACAACCTAGTCACTCAGCAACACCCTTCCTTCTTTCAAGTGTTTCTTCCTGAACATAATTCAACTAAACTG GCTATACCGCGAGCATTTATCCGTGAATTTAAGGGGAATATTCCTAAGAAAGTGACACTAAAAAATGTAGAGGGGAGAGTTTGGGATGCAAAAGTGGAAAAAATAGGTGACAGGGTATGTATAAGTCAAGGGTGGGAAAAGTATGTGAATGATCATTCCTTGGAGAAAGGTTGCTTTCTCATCTTCAAGTACCTACAAGATTCTAGCTTCTATGTCCTTGTTTTCGGCGTGGACGGAATCATCAAGGAAGAGCCAGAAGATGCAATAACAAATGTCCCATCATCATCAAGAG GTCGAAAATGGAATAAGGGTGTTTCCAGTACGAGGTTCTTTAAGAAATACGGTCCAGGCTTCAAGAACTATGTG TGCATACCAAATAGTGTAGCTGATGGGAGTGTTATGACAGTGGGAGAGGCAGTGAAGTTGCGGAACAATGTAGGAGGGACTATAAGAACAGAGTTGCGAAGAACACAGGACCGATTTGTTTTAGGATATGGATTAAGAAACTATTGGCACAAGTGCAAATTCAACAACGGAGATAAGCTGCAATTTGATGTCATTCGCAAATCCAATGGGCACATCAAAGAGGTCTTTGTCACCACTTCTTCCAGGGAGGTGCCAATAACCCGCAAACCCCGAGTTTAG
- the LOC141648908 gene encoding RNA polymerase II C-terminal domain phosphatase-like 4 gives MSMLCVKQKQEEKIPCSGDIRDKNLRSLITRKKLHLVLDLDHTLLHTVHTRELTPVDTEYLSHPSLQNWFKEEKLFKVDEIFLTKLRPNVQAFLEEVSRMFDLSIYTLGTKYYANEMVKILDPKGLYITPSNIFSAEDCTRPMVKGLDVVNHHERVVLVVDDMKRVWVDHPRNVIEITPYEFFADRKHSWLRWRGDESEKHGELARVLRELKKIHVAFFDMNVNQVDYETRDVRDVAEDVRKKFRLLR, from the coding sequence ATGTCAATGTTATGCGTTAAACAAAAGCAAGAGGAGAAAATTCCTTGTTCCGGTGACATTCGCGACAAAAATTTGCGAAGCTTAATAACCCGAAAGAAGCTCCACCTTGTCCTAGACTTGGATCACACCCTTCTACATACGGTTCACACACGAGAACTCACACCGGTCGATACAGAATACCTTAGTCATCCGAGTCTTCAAAATTGGTTCAAGGAAGAGAAATTGTTTAAGGTTGATGAAATTTTCTTGACTAAACTGAGACCTAATGTTCAAGCCTTCTTAGAAGAAGTGAGCCGTATGTTTGACTTATCAATCTACACATTGGGGACTAAGTACTATGCAAATGAGATGGTTAAGATACTCGATCCGAAAGGGTTGTATATAACACCCTCGAATATATTTTCAGCCGAGGATTGTACGAGGCCTATGGTAAAAGGGCTTGATGTCGTTAATCACCACGAGAGGGTCGTTTTGGTGGTTGATGATATGAAGCGGGTTTGGGTTGATCATCCGAGGAATGTGATCGAAATAACACCCTATGAGTTCTTTGCGGATAGGAAGCATTCGTGGTTGCGATGGAGAGGAGATGAAAGTGAGAAACATGGTGAGCTTGCAAGAGTATTAAGGGAGTTGAAGAAGATTCATGTTGCATTCTTTGATATGAATGTGAATCAAGTTGATTATGAGACTCGTGATGTAAGGGACGTGGCTGAAGATGTAAGGAAGAAGTTCAGATTGTTGAGATAA
- the LOC141647510 gene encoding IAA-amino acid hydrolase ILR1, with the protein MKTTNILLLLLFQIITVASHVKWANSVESEQESLSQELLNSARQAEFLGWMKRIRRTIHQYPELGFEEELTSQLIRTELDLLGVDYLYPVAHTGIVATIGSGSKPVFGLRADMDALALQELVEWEFKSKIEGKMHACGHDTHVAMLLGAAKLLQARKDQLKGTVKLVFQPGEEGYAGAYHMLKEGVLDDVDAIISLHVLPTLPAGSIGSNSGPVLAGTGLFDATIRGVGSHGAQPHLSKDPIIAASSAILALQQIISRETDPLEAGVVSIGYLRAGEARNVIPEKVEFGGTYRSMSPEGLTYLKTRIKEIIEKQSLVHECRGEVDFLDNTPMPWPVMINDKGLHEHGTEVSEALVGKSKMEIFHLTMGSEDFSFFSQKMPAAIFVLGTRNESLKADKPLHSPYFFVDEEVFPVGAAFHAAIAISYLEKHAMFSKSVI; encoded by the exons ATGAAGACAACAAACATCCTTCTGCTCTTGTTATTCCAAATCATCACAGTAGCAAGCCACGTGAAATGGGCTAACTCGGTGGAGTCGGAACAAGAATCATTGAGTCAGGAGTTGCTGAATTCGGCAAGACAAGCCGAGTTCTTGGGGTGGATGAAACGGATCAGGAGGACGATTCACCAGTACCCTGAACTCGGGTTTGAAGAAGAGTTGACGAGTCAACTGATACGCACTGAGCTTGATCTTTTGGGCGTTGATTATTTGTACCCGGTTGCTCATACTGGCATCGTCGCTACTATCGGGTCCGGTTCTAAACCCGTTTTCGGTCTCCGTGCTGACATGGATGCTCTTGCTTTACAg GAGTTGGTAGAATGGGAATTCAAGAGCAAAATTGAGGGGAAAATGCATGCGTGTGGTCACGATACTCATGTCGCAATGTTACTCGGGGCAGCCAAGCTACTCCAGGCAAGGAAAGATCAGCTAAAG GGTACAGTGAAGTTGGTATTTCAACCAGGAGAAGAGGGTTATGCAGGAGCATACCATATGCTGAAAGAGGGTGTTCTTGACGATGTCGATGCTATCATAAGTTTACATGTTCTCCCAACATTGCCAGCTGGTAGTATTGGGTCCAATTCTGGTCCTGTCCTTGCCGGTACTGGCCTTTTCGATGCCACTATTAGAGGTGTTGGTTCTCATGGAGCACAGCCACATCTCAGCAAAGACCCCATTATTGCTGCTTCCTCTGCTATTCTCGCTCTCCAACAGATCATTTCTAGAGAGACTGACCCTTTAGAAGCAGGG GTGGTATCTATTGGGTACTTACGAGCGGGTGAAGCAAGAAATGTGATCCCAGAGAAGGTCGAGTTTGGGGGTACCTACAGAAGTATGAGCCCAGAGGGGTTAACCTACTTGAAAACCCGGATTAAGGAG ATAATAGAGAAGCAATCCTTGGTGCATGAATGCCGTGGTGAGGTGGATTTCTTGGACAACACGCCAATGCCATGGCCGGTGATGATCAATGACAAGGGACTCCACGAGCACGGGACAGAGGTGTCAGAAGCACTGGTTGGCAAATCAAAAATGGAGATCTTTCACTTGACAATGGGATCAGAGGACTTCAGCTTCTTCTCCCAGAAAATGCCAGCAGCCATTTTTGTACTTGGCACAAGAAACGAGAGTCTGAAAGCAGATAAGCCATTGCACTCGCCTTACTTCTTTGTTGATGAAGAAGTATTTCCAGTAGGAGCTGCTTTCCATGCTGCCATCGCCATTTCTTACTTGGAGAAACATGCCATGTTTTCTAAGAGTGTAATTTAA